From Shewanella psychrophila, a single genomic window includes:
- the xdhB gene encoding xanthine dehydrogenase molybdopterin binding subunit codes for MRSLIEINKANLSDISLTSVGLGGVGRSKKHESAEKHVSGEAIYIDDRPELRGQLHAAIGQSSVAHANIKSMDLSAVKAAEGVVAVITVDNVPGHTDIGPVFPGDPVLAIGKVEYVGQPIFAVAAISHDLANRAVKLAKIDYEELEAVLSVKDALAKQSFVRPPYTMKRGDSETAIASAEHQLSGEITVGGQEHFYLEGQISSAEPTEEGGMLVFSSSQHPSEVQKLVAEVLNIPLNIVVVDTRRMGGGFGGKETQAAPWACIAALLANESKRPVKLKLNRSDDMCMTGKRHPFENDYTVGFDSQGQIKGININVNGNCGYSPDLSDAIVDRAMFHSDNAYYLDQATVTGNRCKLNTVSHTAYRGFGGPQGMMTIEMVMDDIARHLGKDPLEIRKINFYGTDDRNETHYHQKVEHNKIPELIASLEQSSDYRVRRENINLFNSENTILKKGIALTPVKFGISFTVQHLNQAGALVHVYTDGTIHLNHGGTEMGQGLFTKVAQIVAEEFQVDVDTVGVSATRTDKVPNTSPTAASSGTDLNGKAAQAAAKIIKQRLIEFASKKYSVDQDEVIFAENQVHVGVERFSFAEFVQQAYMGRVALSATGFYKTPKIHFDRVTGKGRPFFYYSTGAAVSEVLIDTLTGEYKVLRADILHDVGHSLNPAIDIGQIEGAFIQGMGWLTTEELVWNEQGRLLSNNPATYKIPAISDAPVDFRVNLVSDDPNREQTIYNSKAVGEPPFMLGMSVWSALKDAISSVSDHKLSPALDTPATPERVLWAVESMKACNQG; via the coding sequence ATGCGTAGTCTTATCGAAATAAATAAAGCCAATTTGTCAGACATAAGTCTAACTAGCGTAGGTTTAGGTGGTGTTGGTCGTTCAAAAAAACACGAAAGCGCCGAAAAGCATGTGAGTGGTGAAGCGATATATATCGATGATAGGCCTGAACTTCGAGGGCAGTTACATGCCGCTATAGGCCAAAGTAGTGTTGCCCACGCCAATATTAAATCCATGGATCTCTCTGCTGTAAAAGCGGCTGAAGGTGTCGTCGCTGTGATCACGGTAGACAATGTGCCGGGTCATACCGATATTGGTCCAGTATTTCCTGGCGATCCTGTTCTTGCTATTGGGAAAGTCGAATATGTGGGTCAGCCAATCTTTGCTGTCGCAGCAATAAGCCATGACTTAGCAAACCGTGCAGTCAAGCTCGCTAAAATTGATTATGAAGAGCTAGAGGCTGTGTTAAGTGTCAAAGATGCCTTAGCGAAGCAAAGCTTTGTTCGTCCACCGTACACCATGAAGCGAGGCGATTCAGAAACGGCTATTGCCAGTGCTGAACACCAATTATCTGGTGAAATCACAGTCGGCGGCCAGGAGCACTTTTACCTAGAGGGTCAAATTTCTTCTGCTGAGCCGACTGAAGAAGGAGGCATGCTAGTGTTTTCTTCTTCCCAGCACCCGAGTGAAGTGCAAAAGCTGGTTGCTGAAGTATTGAATATTCCACTTAACATTGTAGTTGTTGACACTCGCCGTATGGGCGGAGGATTTGGCGGTAAAGAGACACAGGCGGCGCCTTGGGCATGTATTGCGGCCCTGCTTGCCAATGAAAGTAAGCGTCCGGTAAAGCTTAAACTAAACCGCTCAGACGATATGTGTATGACAGGCAAGCGTCATCCTTTTGAAAACGATTATACAGTTGGGTTTGATAGTCAGGGCCAAATCAAAGGCATTAACATTAATGTCAATGGTAACTGTGGTTACTCGCCGGATCTTTCCGATGCCATCGTCGACAGAGCCATGTTCCATTCTGATAATGCCTATTACTTAGATCAGGCCACTGTTACGGGAAATCGTTGTAAACTCAATACGGTATCCCACACTGCGTATCGTGGGTTTGGTGGCCCCCAAGGCATGATGACCATTGAGATGGTTATGGATGATATTGCGCGTCACTTAGGAAAAGATCCCTTAGAAATTCGTAAGATCAACTTCTATGGCACAGATGACCGCAATGAAACTCACTATCATCAAAAGGTTGAGCATAACAAGATCCCAGAACTGATAGCCTCACTAGAGCAAAGCTCTGATTATCGAGTTCGTCGTGAAAACATCAATCTGTTCAATAGTGAAAACACCATTTTGAAAAAAGGGATTGCCTTAACGCCCGTTAAATTCGGGATCTCTTTTACTGTTCAACACCTTAACCAGGCCGGTGCGCTCGTGCATGTGTATACCGATGGCACGATTCATCTAAACCATGGTGGCACTGAGATGGGTCAGGGATTATTTACCAAGGTTGCACAAATCGTTGCCGAAGAGTTTCAGGTAGACGTAGATACGGTTGGTGTATCGGCAACCAGAACCGATAAAGTGCCCAATACTTCACCCACTGCAGCCTCGTCTGGTACTGACTTAAATGGTAAAGCGGCCCAGGCTGCAGCTAAAATTATTAAGCAACGCCTGATTGAGTTTGCCAGTAAAAAATACAGTGTAGATCAAGATGAGGTTATCTTTGCTGAAAACCAAGTCCATGTAGGTGTGGAGAGATTTAGCTTCGCTGAATTTGTGCAACAGGCTTATATGGGACGAGTCGCATTATCGGCGACAGGTTTCTATAAAACACCTAAAATTCACTTCGATCGTGTAACGGGTAAGGGTCGGCCATTTTTCTATTATTCCACTGGTGCAGCGGTATCTGAAGTGCTTATCGATACCTTAACCGGTGAATATAAAGTTTTGCGCGCAGATATCTTGCATGATGTGGGTCATTCACTAAATCCAGCGATAGATATTGGCCAAATTGAAGGTGCTTTTATTCAAGGCATGGGTTGGTTAACCACAGAAGAATTGGTTTGGAATGAACAAGGCCGACTGTTATCTAATAACCCTGCAACCTATAAGATCCCGGCAATCAGCGATGCACCTGTTGATTTTCGTGTCAATTTAGTCTCTGACGATCCAAACCGTGAGCAGACCATTTATAACTCGAAGGCGGTGGGTGAACCACCGTTTATGTTGGGGATGTCTGTTTGGTCAGCGTTAAAAGATGCGATCTCAAGCGTATCAGATCACAAATTAAGCCCCGCACTTGATACACCAGCAACGCCTGAACGAGTGCTGTGGGCGGTTGAATCCATGAAAGCCTGCAATCAAGGTTAA
- the uraH gene encoding hydroxyisourate hydrolase has translation MSQITTHVLDITRGLPAQELPITLSVKNGDAWQELASGVTNSDGRIAGLLADNIVLDAGVYRMHFETKCYFEANNEKGFYPFVDIVFELDGTNSHYHIPLLLSAFGYSTYRGS, from the coding sequence ATGAGCCAAATAACTACTCATGTCCTAGACATCACTCGTGGGCTCCCCGCACAGGAACTGCCTATCACATTATCTGTCAAAAACGGTGATGCTTGGCAAGAATTAGCTTCGGGTGTGACTAATTCAGATGGTCGTATTGCAGGTCTTTTAGCCGACAATATTGTGCTCGATGCTGGGGTTTACCGTATGCATTTTGAGACCAAGTGTTACTTCGAGGCCAATAATGAGAAGGGGTTTTATCCTTTTGTTGATATTGTATTCGAACTCGATGGGACAAATAGTCATTACCATATTCCCTTGTTATTAAGCGCGTTCGGTTATTCAACTTACCGCGGCAGCTAA
- the xdhA gene encoding xanthine dehydrogenase small subunit, which produces MTMSTVRFLFNNDVVTLENIDPNLTVLQYLREKTFNTGTKEGCCSGDCGACTVVVAELENNKQELNYKSINSCISFVGSLHGKQLITVEDLKDGAKLHHVQQSIVDNHGSQCGFCTPGFVMSSFALHKVSSKPSRGEVIEALAGNLCRCTGYRSIIDAAMESSEHEQADSFTKHYKQTVQHLNNFKQLPSASLSDSQRSYFAPKNAAELAQKLIEQPKATLVAGGTDLALSVTQNLNIINDLVYLGDVSELRTLENNDDQFVIGSAVPYTEFTPMLHDEYHELGEMIERIGSRQVRNNGTLGGNVGNASPIGDMPPALIALGAEMTLQRGDKERKIAVEDYFIAYKKTVLKDSEFIKNFYIPKAKPGQFLKLYKISKRIDDDISAVLAAFFIELKDNIVIDLRIAFGGMAGIPMRAKHCEAALLNKPLTQANITVAQQALTLDFNPMSDVRASDKYRMKVTQNLMQKCYLELQNRTIETRVVSYA; this is translated from the coding sequence ATGACAATGAGTACAGTTCGTTTCTTATTCAATAATGATGTAGTGACATTAGAAAACATAGACCCGAATTTGACGGTTCTGCAATATCTGCGCGAAAAGACATTTAATACAGGAACCAAGGAAGGTTGCTGTTCTGGTGATTGCGGGGCTTGTACCGTCGTGGTCGCTGAATTAGAAAATAATAAACAAGAATTAAATTACAAATCGATAAACTCGTGTATTAGCTTTGTAGGTAGCTTACATGGCAAGCAACTCATTACGGTGGAAGACCTCAAAGACGGCGCTAAATTACACCATGTGCAACAATCAATAGTCGATAACCATGGCTCACAGTGTGGCTTTTGTACACCAGGTTTTGTGATGTCGTCGTTTGCCTTACATAAAGTCAGTAGCAAGCCGAGTAGAGGCGAGGTTATCGAAGCGCTTGCTGGAAATTTATGTCGTTGCACCGGATATCGCTCGATAATAGATGCCGCCATGGAGTCTAGTGAGCATGAACAGGCCGATTCATTTACTAAACACTATAAACAAACAGTGCAGCATCTCAATAATTTCAAACAACTACCATCCGCCAGTCTCTCAGACAGCCAACGCAGTTATTTTGCACCCAAAAATGCAGCGGAGCTGGCACAGAAACTCATTGAGCAGCCCAAGGCAACCTTAGTGGCTGGTGGTACCGATTTAGCGCTATCTGTCACTCAAAACTTAAATATCATTAACGATTTAGTGTATTTGGGTGATGTTTCTGAGCTACGTACCCTTGAAAACAATGATGATCAATTTGTGATTGGTTCAGCAGTACCCTATACCGAGTTTACGCCAATGCTACACGATGAATATCACGAGCTCGGTGAGATGATTGAACGTATAGGCTCCAGACAGGTGCGTAATAACGGTACTTTAGGTGGCAATGTCGGTAACGCCTCACCAATAGGTGACATGCCGCCTGCGCTCATTGCATTAGGGGCCGAAATGACTCTACAACGTGGTGATAAAGAACGAAAAATTGCGGTTGAAGATTACTTCATCGCTTACAAAAAAACCGTGTTGAAAGATTCAGAGTTCATTAAAAATTTCTACATACCCAAAGCCAAACCCGGACAGTTTCTTAAGTTATATAAGATTTCAAAACGCATCGATGACGACATTTCAGCAGTACTGGCTGCTTTCTTCATTGAGCTAAAAGATAATATTGTCATCGACTTGCGGATTGCTTTCGGTGGTATGGCTGGTATTCCTATGCGCGCTAAACACTGTGAAGCAGCCTTATTGAATAAACCATTAACCCAAGCAAATATCACAGTGGCTCAGCAGGCATTAACACTGGATTTTAATCCTATGTCAGATGTACGCGCGTCAGACAAATACCGAATGAAAGTTACGCAAAACTTAATGCAAAAATGTTATCTCGAATTGCAAAACAGAACAATTGAAACACGGGTGGTTAGCTATGCGTAG
- the guaD gene encoding guanine deaminase, with translation MMLKVYRGELLHFLADPAKVALQESYQHIEDGLLIIKDGLIDQVGEASELLPLLDEGVEVIHYENGLIMPGFIDTHVHYPQTEMIASYGEQLLEWLQNYTFPFERQFSDLEHGKKVAEFFLTQLLDAGTTTALVFGTVHKESVEAFFTVAQQKKLRMICGKVLMDQNCPDYLSDTAQSGYEDSKALIEKWHKTDRLQYAITPRFAPTCSTEQLNKAGELLAENPSVYLHTHISENTSEIAWVSELFPDSKGYLDVYDQSNLLGRRSVFAHGVHLHDHECKRLGETESAIAFCPSSNLFLGSGLFNLKQAQKYDVNVGYGTDIGAGTTFSMLSTLNEGYKTQQLRAEKLSPFQSFYLATLGGAKALDLEGTIGNFTKGAEADFIFLDYHATPLMDRRMHHCKDLSEKLFTLSMLGDDRHVKATHIMGERV, from the coding sequence ATGATGTTAAAAGTTTATCGAGGCGAGTTATTGCACTTTTTGGCTGACCCCGCCAAAGTTGCCCTACAAGAAAGCTACCAGCATATAGAAGACGGGTTGTTAATCATTAAAGATGGTTTGATTGATCAAGTGGGTGAAGCATCTGAGTTGTTACCTCTGTTAGATGAAGGCGTTGAGGTGATTCATTATGAAAATGGACTCATTATGCCAGGCTTTATCGATACTCATGTGCATTACCCGCAAACTGAAATGATCGCCTCATATGGTGAACAGCTACTTGAATGGTTGCAAAATTATACTTTCCCGTTTGAGCGCCAATTTTCAGATTTAGAGCACGGTAAAAAAGTGGCTGAGTTTTTCTTAACTCAACTTCTTGACGCTGGAACTACCACAGCACTTGTATTTGGTACGGTACATAAAGAATCGGTCGAGGCATTCTTTACCGTTGCTCAACAGAAGAAATTACGCATGATCTGCGGCAAGGTATTGATGGATCAAAATTGTCCTGATTATCTGTCTGATACGGCGCAAAGTGGTTATGAAGACAGCAAAGCACTGATTGAAAAGTGGCATAAAACAGATAGATTGCAATATGCCATCACGCCAAGGTTCGCACCTACATGCTCAACTGAGCAACTAAATAAAGCCGGTGAACTATTGGCAGAAAATCCAAGCGTCTATTTACATACCCATATCAGTGAAAACACCAGTGAAATTGCGTGGGTGAGTGAATTGTTCCCAGATTCAAAAGGTTACTTAGATGTGTATGATCAAAGTAACTTACTCGGTCGTCGAAGTGTCTTTGCCCATGGCGTGCATCTGCATGACCATGAATGTAAGCGATTAGGTGAAACTGAATCGGCCATTGCATTTTGCCCAAGCTCTAACCTGTTTTTAGGCAGTGGATTATTCAACCTGAAACAGGCGCAAAAATATGACGTCAATGTGGGCTACGGCACTGATATAGGTGCAGGTACAACATTTTCAATGTTAAGCACCCTAAACGAAGGCTACAAAACTCAGCAACTTCGCGCTGAGAAACTCAGCCCATTCCAATCTTTCTATTTGGCCACTCTAGGCGGGGCAAAAGCATTAGATCTCGAAGGCACCATAGGCAACTTCACTAAAGGTGCGGAAGCCGACTTCATTTTCCTCGACTATCATGCTACCCCACTTATGGATAGACGCATGCATCATTGCAAAGATCTGTCAGAGAAGCTGTTTACGTTAAGCATGTTAGGCGATGACCGTCATGTTAAGGCCACTCATATTATGGGTGAACGAGTGTAG
- the uraD gene encoding 2-oxo-4-hydroxy-4-carboxy-5-ureidoimidazoline decarboxylase: MNLEQLNRLSVEDATHAFMQCCTASNWVEAMVQARPFIDERALAYQADLAWAKSLEPDYLEAFEGHPQIGNVNTLREKYANTKELASGEQSSVNQASEQVLLDLAQGNADYLEKFGFIFIVCATGKSALQMLALLLARLPNNKITELANAAEEQRKIFHLRLNKLI; the protein is encoded by the coding sequence ATGAACTTAGAACAATTAAACCGCTTATCTGTTGAAGATGCTACACATGCCTTTATGCAGTGTTGTACGGCATCTAATTGGGTTGAGGCTATGGTACAGGCGCGTCCTTTTATTGACGAGCGAGCGTTAGCTTACCAAGCCGATCTTGCTTGGGCTAAGTCGTTGGAGCCAGATTATTTAGAGGCGTTTGAAGGTCACCCTCAAATCGGTAATGTGAATACCCTGAGGGAAAAATATGCCAATACTAAGGAGCTGGCCAGTGGTGAACAAAGCTCAGTGAATCAGGCCTCTGAGCAAGTTTTACTGGATTTAGCCCAAGGTAATGCCGACTATCTCGAAAAGTTTGGTTTTATTTTTATTGTGTGCGCGACGGGTAAGAGTGCACTGCAGATGCTTGCCTTGTTACTCGCACGCTTGCCTAATAATAAAATTACAGAACTCGCTAATGCCGCTGAAGAGCAGCGTAAAATCTTCCACTTGAGGTTAAATAAACTAATATGA
- the xdhC gene encoding xanthine dehydrogenase accessory protein XdhC: MNWSSAANKLSTQGRAYVLVTLVGVSGSTPRNSGTKMVISQDDIFDTIGGGHLEHKTIKYARTMLAVGKNYQHLEHFQLASNLGQCCGGNASVLFECFTAVGVNIMLFGAGHVGKALIPILAQLPCHVTWVDSREEQFPTMDTYPNVTKVVSEEPEFEVGSMPENSYFVVMTHNHQMDFEISQAVLKRADFSYLGLIASDTKWRRFKQRYKHRDVDQNQVARMSCPIGLEQVGGKLPIEVAVSVSAEIINKYQAEEQKIVEQKRQVEQVLNQRLNTGSQAVSRKHPSSQQGVNWKELKQLLNAD; the protein is encoded by the coding sequence ATGAACTGGAGCAGCGCGGCTAATAAACTAAGTACGCAAGGCAGAGCTTATGTCTTAGTGACACTCGTGGGTGTCTCTGGTTCAACCCCAAGAAACAGCGGCACTAAAATGGTGATCAGCCAAGATGACATTTTTGACACCATAGGGGGAGGGCACCTTGAGCATAAAACCATTAAATACGCTAGAACCATGCTGGCAGTCGGCAAGAACTACCAACATTTAGAGCATTTTCAATTGGCGAGTAATTTAGGTCAGTGCTGTGGTGGCAATGCTAGCGTGTTATTTGAGTGTTTTACCGCTGTTGGTGTGAACATCATGCTGTTTGGAGCCGGGCATGTAGGCAAGGCTTTGATCCCCATATTGGCTCAACTGCCTTGTCATGTCACTTGGGTCGATAGTCGTGAAGAGCAATTTCCGACCATGGACACTTACCCTAATGTGACTAAAGTGGTGAGTGAGGAGCCGGAGTTTGAAGTCGGTTCTATGCCCGAAAACAGCTATTTTGTGGTGATGACTCATAACCATCAAATGGATTTTGAAATATCTCAAGCTGTGCTCAAGCGTGCAGATTTTAGTTACTTAGGCCTTATCGCCTCTGACACGAAATGGCGTCGTTTTAAGCAGCGCTACAAGCACAGAGATGTAGATCAAAACCAAGTGGCTCGTATGAGCTGCCCAATTGGACTCGAGCAGGTGGGCGGTAAGTTGCCCATTGAAGTTGCTGTGTCTGTTTCGGCTGAAATTATTAACAAGTATCAAGCCGAAGAACAAAAAATAGTAGAACAAAAGCGACAGGTTGAGCAAGTTCTGAATCAGAGGCTAAATACCGGTTCACAAGCTGTATCCAGAAAACATCCGAGTTCACAACAGGGCGTTAATTGGAAAGAATTAAAGCAATTGCTTAATGCCGATTAG
- a CDS encoding ureidoglycolate lyase gives MENSITDKLQIITAKPLTREAFSAFGDVIEASSDAKNFAINGGLTHRYHDLAKVDVNDNDGHTLISIFRSKPLEQPIAIKMMERHPHGSQAFVPLGNNPFLVVVAPAGEFNINNIEVFIARSSQGVNYHKGTWHHFCLTLESESDFLVIDRGGEGDNCDSLELDGSLLMVQE, from the coding sequence ATGGAAAACAGCATTACGGATAAATTACAGATCATCACGGCAAAACCTCTAACTCGGGAAGCCTTTAGTGCCTTTGGTGATGTGATTGAAGCCAGCAGCGATGCAAAAAACTTTGCAATTAATGGCGGGTTGACTCATCGCTATCACGATTTGGCTAAGGTAGATGTCAATGATAATGATGGCCATACCTTGATCAGTATTTTCCGCTCAAAGCCATTAGAGCAACCCATAGCCATAAAGATGATGGAGCGTCATCCCCATGGGAGCCAGGCATTTGTTCCTTTGGGGAACAATCCGTTCTTAGTGGTTGTGGCTCCTGCTGGTGAATTTAATATCAATAATATTGAAGTCTTTATCGCGAGATCGAGTCAAGGAGTGAATTACCACAAGGGGACCTGGCATCATTTCTGTCTAACATTAGAGAGTGAAAGTGACTTTTTAGTCATTGACAGAGGGGGCGAAGGGGATAACTGTGACTCACTGGAGTTAGATGGTTCACTCTTAATGGTGCAAGAGTAA
- the alc gene encoding allantoicase, whose amino-acid sequence MMLDIDTQQQNKLSGEPLELERQLKTHCVDLASEAVGGETLSCSDDFFAEMENLIKPGRGIFIDDKFTDRGKWMDGWESRRSYGRDNGREFDWCIIRLGIKGVIRGLDIDTNYFRGNAPESVSVEACISEVEPGADTVWHTVLQRSSVEAHSQNIFAISNDTAWTHIRFNMFPDGGVARIRVYGEADVNWEHFIAGELIDLAYIKNGAKALLVSDMFFSDKNNLIMPGRGKNMGDGWETKRRRDLGPDWSIVKLASRGCVEKVIIDTCHFKGNFPDTFTLEGMVTDSDDFSNGQQEDKWQPIIARTKLYAHREHLFINEILADEDQTYTHVRLNIFPDGGISRMRVFGNRKV is encoded by the coding sequence ATGATGTTAGATATAGATACACAACAACAAAACAAGTTAAGTGGTGAGCCCCTCGAATTAGAGCGCCAGCTAAAAACGCACTGTGTCGACTTAGCCAGTGAGGCGGTTGGCGGTGAAACCTTGTCTTGTAGTGATGATTTTTTTGCTGAAATGGAAAACTTGATTAAACCGGGTCGAGGAATATTTATTGATGATAAATTTACCGATCGCGGTAAGTGGATGGACGGTTGGGAGTCTCGTCGCAGCTACGGTCGTGATAATGGCCGTGAGTTCGATTGGTGTATTATCAGGCTTGGCATAAAGGGCGTTATTCGTGGTCTTGATATCGATACCAACTACTTCCGTGGTAATGCGCCTGAGTCTGTGTCGGTAGAAGCATGTATCAGCGAAGTAGAACCCGGTGCCGACACGGTATGGCATACCGTTTTACAGAGAAGCTCTGTCGAAGCCCATAGCCAAAATATTTTTGCTATTAGCAATGATACTGCCTGGACCCATATCCGTTTTAACATGTTCCCAGACGGCGGTGTGGCTCGTATACGTGTTTATGGCGAGGCCGATGTGAATTGGGAGCATTTCATTGCTGGAGAGCTAATCGATTTAGCTTACATCAAGAATGGTGCTAAAGCGCTATTAGTCAGCGACATGTTCTTTAGTGATAAGAATAACTTAATCATGCCTGGCCGAGGTAAGAACATGGGGGATGGCTGGGAAACTAAACGTCGTCGCGATCTCGGACCTGATTGGTCGATTGTTAAACTTGCCAGTCGTGGATGTGTTGAAAAAGTGATCATAGATACCTGTCATTTTAAAGGTAACTTTCCTGATACTTTTACCTTGGAAGGTATGGTAACGGACAGTGATGACTTTAGTAACGGCCAGCAGGAAGATAAATGGCAACCCATTATTGCTCGCACCAAACTCTATGCTCATCGCGAACACCTCTTTATTAATGAGATTCTTGCTGATGAGGATCAGACCTATACCCATGTACGTTTGAATATATTCCCTGATGGCGGTATATCACGCATGCGTGTGTTTGGTAATCGTAAAGTTTAG